In a genomic window of uncultured Sphaerochaeta sp.:
- a CDS encoding L-ribulose-5-phosphate 3-epimerase, with translation MDWEQRFSLARSIGFDFLELSIDESDERLARLDWSLDACQEFIRLQQETGIRVSTLCLSGLRRYPIGSPSREVREQGMLIIHKAIRLASTLGIRVVQLAGYDVYAPDVSTRESAELFQYNIGRALSTASSFGVILAIENMEVPFTNSLQALMEFVTYYRSPYLQIYADIGNLSAMGKDIGKELRIAQGHIAAIHIKDTVAGICRDIAFGKGTVDFEQVFSELLETHYSGLLLLEMWAQPGEDFLQSCTDAYRFITEKMRRAGIR, from the coding sequence ATGGATTGGGAGCAACGCTTCTCTCTAGCCCGCTCGATCGGATTCGACTTTTTGGAGCTCTCCATCGATGAATCCGATGAGAGGCTTGCCCGACTGGATTGGAGTCTTGATGCATGCCAGGAATTCATCAGGTTGCAGCAGGAAACAGGAATACGTGTTTCGACGCTCTGCCTGAGTGGTTTGCGTCGCTATCCCATTGGATCTCCCTCACGGGAAGTCCGGGAACAGGGAATGCTGATCATTCACAAGGCAATCCGGTTGGCAAGTACACTCGGAATCAGGGTGGTCCAATTGGCGGGTTATGATGTGTACGCTCCTGATGTGAGTACACGGGAGAGTGCAGAGTTGTTCCAGTACAATATTGGTCGTGCCCTTTCCACAGCTTCTTCTTTCGGCGTCATTCTGGCTATCGAGAATATGGAAGTCCCGTTTACCAACTCACTGCAGGCTCTTATGGAATTTGTCACGTATTACAGGAGCCCCTATCTGCAGATATATGCCGATATCGGCAATTTGTCTGCGATGGGAAAAGATATTGGGAAAGAACTGCGGATAGCCCAAGGACATATTGCAGCCATCCATATCAAAGACACCGTTGCAGGAATTTGCCGTGATATCGCATTTGGGAAGGGTACTGTCGACTTTGAACAGGTGTTTTCAGAACTTCTTGAAACTCACTACAGCGGATTGCTCTTGCTGGAAATGTGGGCCCAACCTGGAGAAGATTTTCTTCAATCCTGTACAGACGCATACCGGTTCATTACAGAGAAGATGAGACGCGCCGGGATACGATAG
- a CDS encoding IS66 family transposase, whose amino-acid sequence MIEKKLRKEDLVKMQPDELAALVLNLTSIVQTQNEEIAELKELVKLKTAERYCPSSEQMGWLFQELEILDSVLSSQPEPDQTTEVAAHSRKVRERVNACSAPADAPVCDVFHTEGAADTLVGKDGIVLTRVEDKIIDKLAMIPRKMVVERHHYPQYKALDVDAGKDGKRVLLPAKTSALGASPSLVAGVVVSKFDDHLPLYRQEEIFRREGYFLSRQKLASWVITYYEQLLPFMGYFKKRVYRSAFLSKDETNVSVLDVRGPTGKVSKSGFMYITIGDSYDEQTRKTHSLVLLDYIQGRSREVLFEDIGKYNYTSHLMTDGLKGYLSYDKHCVCWVHAVRQLKKILKINKHDVNALRIVKEVAKLYDIDEQYRKKLHSGELSADQFLAARKQESGQVIDSVYAMADETRRQYAPKGAMGKALDYLDTYKPYMRTYLDVVEATPSNNACELVAKAFATGRKNWLFSQSVDGADASAFFYSMIETAKRQALNPLDYVEALCTFGPGCSTDEQWEALLPWKIDLSRLDEVRKRRLAAKADPGRISPYSFVGATR is encoded by the coding sequence ATGATAGAGAAGAAGTTAAGGAAAGAAGATCTAGTAAAAATGCAGCCGGATGAACTGGCTGCGCTGGTGCTCAACCTTACTTCAATTGTCCAGACACAGAACGAGGAAATCGCAGAGCTCAAGGAGCTGGTCAAGCTCAAGACAGCCGAGCGCTACTGTCCCTCATCCGAACAGATGGGCTGGCTGTTCCAGGAGCTGGAGATCCTCGACTCGGTGCTCTCCAGCCAGCCCGAGCCGGATCAGACCACCGAGGTCGCAGCCCACAGCCGGAAGGTCCGGGAGAGAGTCAATGCCTGCAGCGCCCCCGCAGATGCACCGGTATGCGATGTGTTCCATACCGAAGGCGCCGCAGACACCTTGGTCGGCAAGGACGGCATCGTCCTGACCAGGGTCGAGGACAAGATCATCGACAAGCTGGCAATGATCCCGCGCAAGATGGTGGTCGAACGCCATCACTACCCCCAGTACAAGGCCTTGGATGTGGATGCGGGCAAGGACGGCAAAAGAGTCCTGCTGCCTGCCAAGACATCGGCCCTCGGGGCCTCACCGAGCCTGGTGGCCGGCGTGGTGGTGAGCAAGTTCGACGACCACCTGCCCCTGTACCGGCAGGAGGAAATCTTCCGCAGGGAAGGCTACTTCCTCTCGAGGCAGAAGCTGGCCTCCTGGGTGATAACCTACTATGAGCAGCTGCTGCCCTTCATGGGTTACTTCAAGAAACGGGTCTACCGCTCAGCCTTCCTGAGCAAGGACGAGACCAATGTGTCGGTGCTTGACGTAAGGGGGCCGACCGGCAAGGTCTCGAAGAGCGGGTTCATGTACATAACCATCGGGGACAGCTACGACGAGCAGACGCGCAAGACGCACAGCCTTGTGCTGCTGGACTACATCCAGGGACGTTCGCGTGAGGTCTTGTTCGAGGATATCGGCAAATACAACTACACATCCCACCTGATGACCGACGGTCTGAAGGGCTATCTCTCCTACGACAAGCATTGCGTCTGCTGGGTCCATGCGGTTCGGCAGCTGAAGAAGATACTCAAGATCAACAAGCACGACGTCAATGCGCTGAGGATAGTCAAGGAAGTGGCCAAGCTCTATGACATCGACGAGCAGTACCGGAAGAAGCTGCATAGCGGAGAACTGTCGGCCGACCAGTTCCTTGCCGCCAGGAAGCAGGAATCCGGGCAGGTCATAGACAGCGTGTATGCCATGGCCGATGAGACCCGCAGGCAGTACGCCCCGAAAGGGGCGATGGGCAAGGCCCTCGATTATCTGGATACCTACAAGCCGTACATGAGGACCTACCTGGATGTCGTCGAGGCGACCCCCTCGAACAATGCGTGCGAATTGGTTGCCAAGGCATTTGCGACAGGTCGCAAAAATTGGCTGTTCTCTCAATCCGTCGACGGTGCAGATGCCTCAGCCTTTTTCTATTCGATGATCGAGACTGCCAAGAGGCAGGCCCTGAATCCCCTGGATTATGTGGAGGCCCTGTGCACTTTCGGTCCCGGCTGCAGCACCGACGAGCAGTGGGAAGCCCTTCTGCCATGGAAGATAGATCTCTCACGGCTGGACGAGGTCCGCAAGCGGCGCTTGGCTGCCAAAGCCGATCCAGGGAGGATCTCCCCCTACAGCTTCGTCGGCGCCACTAGGTAG
- the tnpB gene encoding IS66 family insertion sequence element accessory protein TnpB (TnpB, as the term is used for proteins encoded by IS66 family insertion elements, is considered an accessory protein, since TnpC, encoded by a neighboring gene, is a DDE family transposase.), whose product MEIRFEDYDFYVKPGATDMRKCSPSLALIVQYEMKLEPFAKAVFLFCGGTKRTIKAIVWDRNGWIEIIKRLECGSSFKWPNTEEEALQIEISDLLLLLKGYDVFRRFPVLSPRYVG is encoded by the coding sequence ATGGAAATACGGTTTGAGGATTATGATTTCTACGTCAAACCCGGGGCAACCGATATGCGCAAATGCTCGCCTTCGCTGGCACTCATCGTGCAATATGAGATGAAGCTTGAGCCTTTTGCAAAAGCGGTATTCCTGTTCTGCGGCGGAACCAAGCGAACAATCAAAGCGATCGTCTGGGACCGAAACGGCTGGATTGAGATCATAAAGCGTCTCGAATGCGGCTCGTCTTTCAAATGGCCCAACACGGAAGAAGAAGCTTTGCAGATTGAAATCTCCGACCTTCTGTTGTTGCTCAAAGGCTATGATGTCTTCAGGAGGTTCCCGGTTCTCAGCCCGAGGTATGTAGGCTAA
- a CDS encoding VOC family protein yields MAAIKDLVLGLQHIGIPTNSIRETIDFFTSLDFKIMYEADNNGEQVAFLRLGDVVIETYENHQAAMHLGAIDHVALNVSDINAAYAKIRQLGYEALEKDIQSLPFFDRKRTINHDSKSI; encoded by the coding sequence ATGGCAGCTATCAAGGATCTGGTGCTCGGACTCCAACACATCGGAATCCCAACGAACTCGATAAGAGAAACAATAGACTTTTTCACCTCACTTGACTTCAAGATTATGTATGAGGCAGATAATAATGGGGAGCAGGTTGCATTCCTCAGGTTGGGTGATGTAGTGATCGAGACCTATGAAAATCACCAAGCGGCGATGCATCTTGGTGCCATAGATCATGTTGCTCTCAATGTGTCAGACATCAATGCAGCTTATGCCAAGATAAGACAACTTGGGTATGAGGCGTTGGAGAAAGACATCCAGAGTCTCCCCTTCTTTGACCGTAAGCGCACTATAAATCACGATTCAAAATCAATCTGA
- a CDS encoding ROK family protein has translation MSISSAELKQANRKRVFHEIYEKKIVSKNSILSNLSLSIPTITQNLKELENDGLIIQKGFFKSTGGRPATLYKCNEKMCIAIGMDLQPNRIDIASIDIYGKIINKESLHITFTNTDPYFKKLGHFVNEFVDKSKAYCPTVLGIGVAVPGIIAPDGNHMLYSKVLKTSDFTLSDLVKYVEDSRCHFYHNAESGAFAEIWHGKITGSAFMLILNNCLCNALILNGEVYQGSLSSGTIEHMILHTGGETCYCGKRGCVDAYCSVSGLSRMMKQDNLDEFFIDLRNGNSESERIWNKYLEELALTIDNCRMIVACDVILSGTLQKYLNSEDLEKIKSLIVRKTTFKSAEFNITNGVCGSNAMVIGAAIPLINKFIDTI, from the coding sequence ATGAGCATATCATCGGCAGAATTGAAGCAGGCAAACAGAAAGAGAGTATTCCATGAAATATATGAGAAGAAAATAGTATCAAAGAACTCAATCCTATCAAATCTAAGCCTGAGCATTCCTACTATTACACAAAACCTGAAGGAACTTGAAAATGATGGTTTGATTATTCAGAAAGGGTTTTTCAAATCCACAGGGGGAAGACCAGCAACACTATATAAGTGCAATGAAAAAATGTGTATTGCCATTGGAATGGATCTTCAGCCAAATAGAATTGATATAGCCTCAATCGACATATATGGCAAAATCATCAATAAGGAATCCTTACACATCACATTCACTAATACGGATCCATACTTCAAGAAGCTTGGACACTTTGTTAATGAATTTGTTGACAAAAGCAAGGCATACTGTCCAACAGTGCTGGGGATAGGTGTTGCAGTCCCGGGAATAATTGCACCTGACGGAAACCATATGTTGTATTCCAAGGTTCTCAAGACTTCTGACTTTACTCTTTCTGACCTAGTGAAATATGTTGAAGACTCTCGCTGCCATTTTTACCACAACGCTGAATCCGGTGCTTTTGCTGAAATCTGGCATGGTAAAATCACAGGTTCAGCATTTATGCTCATTTTGAACAACTGTTTGTGTAATGCACTAATTTTGAACGGAGAAGTATATCAAGGAAGTCTGAGCAGCGGGACAATTGAACACATGATTCTCCATACTGGCGGTGAAACATGCTACTGTGGGAAAAGGGGATGTGTTGATGCTTACTGTTCTGTATCAGGACTTAGCAGGATGATGAAGCAGGATAATCTGGATGAATTCTTCATTGATTTGAGAAATGGAAATAGCGAATCTGAAAGGATATGGAACAAGTATCTGGAAGAACTGGCTCTGACCATTGATAATTGCAGAATGATAGTCGCATGTGATGTAATACTGTCTGGTACGCTCCAGAAATACCTAAACAGCGAAGACTTGGAGAAAATCAAATCGCTTATAGTGAGAAAAACGACTTTTAAAAGCGCAGAATTCAACATAACAAATGGAGTTTGTGGAAGCAACGCAATGGTTATTGGAGCAGCAATACCACTTATCAATAAATTCATAGACACAATATAA
- a CDS encoding alcohol dehydrogenase catalytic domain-containing protein produces MAVATRGSIPKTMKALVAYSKDDYRFESEYPTPECGPDDIIIKTEACGICAGDLKCSHGAAMFWGDDVQPSWVKPPFIPGHEFYGKVVQIGENVTDYKLGDRVAADQIVPCGKCRFCKDGHYWMCQPHDMFGFMYYTNGGMAEYVRYPKNAVIAKVPDDMPMEQAVLIEPYGCSKHAVDRAGITNEDVVVISGAGTLGLGMVTYARMKNPKLLIVLDMQKNRLEKAKEFGADLVFNPGECDIDKEIKALTDGYGCDIYIEATGNPASVVQGLTIIRKLGTFVEFSVFSKETTVDWSIIGDRKELDIRGAHLSPYAYPFVIENMSKGNLKTDGVVTTTIALEDWKRGFELAGGSKGDLKVVIKF; encoded by the coding sequence ATGGCAGTTGCAACTAGAGGAAGTATCCCAAAAACAATGAAGGCTTTGGTGGCTTATAGCAAAGATGATTATCGTTTTGAGTCGGAATACCCGACTCCTGAGTGTGGGCCTGATGATATAATTATTAAGACAGAAGCTTGTGGTATTTGTGCTGGTGATCTTAAGTGTAGTCATGGCGCAGCTATGTTCTGGGGTGATGATGTACAGCCTTCATGGGTGAAGCCACCATTTATTCCTGGCCATGAGTTCTATGGAAAAGTCGTTCAAATAGGTGAGAATGTTACAGATTATAAGCTTGGTGACCGTGTTGCCGCTGACCAGATAGTTCCATGCGGGAAATGCCGTTTCTGTAAGGATGGCCATTATTGGATGTGCCAGCCCCATGATATGTTCGGCTTCATGTACTATACGAATGGTGGTATGGCCGAGTATGTCAGGTACCCGAAGAATGCCGTTATTGCAAAAGTTCCTGATGATATGCCGATGGAACAGGCTGTGCTTATCGAGCCATATGGATGTTCCAAGCATGCCGTTGATAGGGCTGGAATTACAAACGAGGATGTGGTAGTCATCTCTGGAGCAGGTACGCTCGGACTTGGAATGGTTACCTATGCACGCATGAAGAATCCCAAGCTCTTGATTGTTCTCGACATGCAGAAGAACCGATTGGAGAAAGCGAAGGAATTCGGTGCCGACCTTGTCTTCAACCCGGGCGAGTGTGATATCGACAAAGAAATCAAGGCTCTTACTGATGGGTATGGTTGTGATATCTACATTGAGGCAACCGGTAATCCCGCAAGTGTAGTTCAGGGACTTACTATTATCAGAAAGCTTGGAACCTTTGTTGAATTCTCCGTCTTCAGTAAGGAAACAACCGTTGATTGGTCGATTATTGGCGACCGAAAGGAACTCGATATCAGGGGTGCTCACCTCAGTCCCTATGCATATCCGTTTGTGATAGAAAACATGAGTAAGGGCAACTTGAAAACTGATGGAGTAGTCACAACTACAATCGCTTTGGAGGATTGGAAGAGGGGTTTTGAGCTTGCTGGTGGTAGTAAGGGTGACCTGAAAGTTGTCATCAAGTTCTAA
- a CDS encoding sugar ABC transporter substrate-binding protein, whose translation MKKLLVVCMILAVLMTSVFAQGSKEAASTALDATSVTGDFDLRRYAGSEITVLFSDHTYASAVEAKLKDFTDKTGIKVNYSSMPEGNYFEKLNVELASRSGSIDVFMTGAYQSWGYATAGNVEPLENYINNASLTDKSWNYADFIPGVIDALKWDLKPGHPVGKGSQWALPMGWEVNILTYNKKVLADKGLNPPKTAEELLSVAKALKGFDGSGTYGLAVRGLPDWGTIHPAYMSLYSTWGAKDFEVVNGKLVSRVNSPEAVAMTEYWVDLVKNGGAPQWASYGWELCGADLGAGKAAMMWDADRGGYTQNVKGASAQAGNLAFGMVPYPVSAGKTEADMKSNLWVWSMAMNSASKNKGPAWYFMQHFTSPEFMLWSGTEGACTDTPRTSVLTSQAYRNSVADAEGYYEAFSTVSKNASIFFTAQPYFVETTTEWAKVLQELVTTNKYPSVQVAMDQLKKTMDSIVSDLKVE comes from the coding sequence ATGAAAAAGTTATTGGTAGTATGCATGATTCTTGCGGTCCTTATGACAAGTGTGTTTGCACAAGGATCCAAGGAGGCAGCAAGCACCGCGCTTGATGCAACATCTGTGACAGGCGATTTCGATTTGAGACGGTATGCCGGAAGTGAGATTACCGTTCTCTTCAGTGATCACACTTACGCTAGTGCTGTTGAAGCAAAGCTGAAGGATTTCACTGACAAGACAGGAATCAAGGTAAACTATTCAAGCATGCCCGAAGGCAACTACTTCGAGAAGCTGAATGTAGAGCTTGCTAGCCGCTCTGGTTCGATTGATGTCTTCATGACTGGTGCTTATCAGTCTTGGGGATATGCAACCGCTGGTAACGTAGAGCCGCTGGAAAACTACATCAACAACGCATCGCTCACCGATAAGAGTTGGAACTATGCCGACTTTATTCCTGGTGTAATCGATGCTCTGAAGTGGGACCTCAAGCCCGGTCATCCGGTTGGAAAGGGTTCTCAGTGGGCGCTTCCGATGGGTTGGGAAGTTAACATTCTCACCTACAACAAGAAAGTCCTTGCTGATAAGGGTCTGAATCCTCCGAAGACTGCTGAAGAGCTGCTGAGCGTTGCAAAGGCTCTGAAGGGATTTGACGGAAGCGGAACCTATGGTCTCGCAGTTCGCGGTCTCCCTGACTGGGGCACCATCCACCCGGCATACATGTCCCTCTATTCGACATGGGGTGCAAAGGACTTCGAAGTTGTTAATGGAAAGCTCGTGAGCCGTGTAAACTCTCCTGAAGCTGTCGCTATGACCGAGTACTGGGTTGACCTGGTAAAGAACGGTGGTGCTCCTCAGTGGGCAAGCTACGGTTGGGAGTTGTGCGGTGCTGATCTTGGTGCTGGTAAGGCAGCAATGATGTGGGATGCTGATAGAGGTGGATACACTCAGAATGTGAAGGGTGCTTCTGCTCAGGCTGGCAACCTTGCATTCGGTATGGTTCCTTATCCAGTATCCGCTGGCAAGACCGAAGCTGATATGAAGTCCAACCTTTGGGTATGGTCCATGGCCATGAACTCTGCTTCTAAGAATAAGGGTCCGGCTTGGTACTTCATGCAGCACTTCACCAGCCCCGAGTTCATGCTCTGGTCCGGTACGGAAGGTGCTTGCACCGATACTCCGCGCACGTCTGTTCTGACCAGCCAGGCTTACAGAAATTCTGTTGCTGATGCTGAAGGATACTATGAGGCATTCAGCACTGTGTCGAAGAATGCAAGCATCTTCTTCACTGCACAGCCGTATTTCGTAGAAACCACCACTGAATGGGCAAAGGTTCTGCAAGAGCTGGTTACCACCAACAAGTACCCGTCTGTCCAGGTTGCTATGGATCAGTTGAAGAAGACGATGGATTCTATCGTTTCTGATCTCAAAGTTGAGTAA
- a CDS encoding sugar ABC transporter permease: MGKENLGIKKADLNKAPFKVRVRPYLIVAPSLIITIGIMVPFVMAIWYSFTNYSFQFPTHKFVGLDNWVNMLTSREFWNALKVSLLYGLFSTAIEILLGLGIALLLNSLNNWLSKVLRVLLVFPLMVAPVTATIVWQLMLNSSVGIVEKLFNIFGVYNFPWASAPGTALMTVIMIDVWINTSFVILLVLAGLQSLPKSPFESAKIDGGSAWFNFKNLTLPMLKPSLYIALLFRLMAALQEYAVIFALTKGGPGDTLMSLSLTSYQKGFKFQKFGSAISYILVLWLIINVMAQFIVKRQRFAQRQASGLEE, encoded by the coding sequence ATGGGAAAAGAAAACTTGGGCATCAAGAAAGCTGATTTGAACAAAGCCCCTTTCAAGGTACGGGTAAGGCCATATCTTATTGTTGCCCCTTCACTGATCATTACAATTGGTATTATGGTTCCATTTGTAATGGCAATCTGGTATTCGTTTACAAATTATTCATTCCAATTTCCTACTCATAAGTTTGTTGGTCTCGATAACTGGGTCAACATGTTGACTTCCAGGGAATTCTGGAATGCTCTCAAGGTCTCACTTTTATATGGATTGTTCTCCACTGCGATAGAGATCCTCCTTGGACTAGGAATCGCTCTCCTTCTCAATAGTCTGAACAATTGGCTTTCGAAAGTATTGCGTGTTTTGCTTGTATTCCCACTCATGGTTGCTCCTGTTACTGCAACGATTGTTTGGCAGCTCATGCTGAACAGTTCAGTAGGAATTGTAGAAAAACTATTTAATATATTCGGTGTCTATAATTTCCCCTGGGCATCCGCCCCTGGAACCGCGCTCATGACAGTAATCATGATCGATGTATGGATCAATACGTCATTCGTTATTCTTCTGGTACTTGCGGGACTTCAATCCCTTCCCAAGTCACCGTTTGAATCAGCCAAAATTGACGGTGGAAGTGCTTGGTTCAATTTCAAGAACCTGACCCTCCCGATGCTGAAGCCGAGTCTCTACATCGCACTCTTGTTCAGATTGATGGCTGCACTTCAGGAGTATGCGGTCATATTTGCACTTACGAAAGGCGGTCCCGGCGATACGCTCATGTCGCTTTCGTTGACTTCGTATCAGAAGGGATTCAAATTCCAGAAATTTGGATCTGCAATCTCATACATTTTGGTTCTTTGGCTTATCATCAATGTGATGGCTCAGTTTATTGTAAAGCGCCAGCGCTTTGCACAACGGCAGGCCTCTGGTCTGGAAGAGTGA
- a CDS encoding carbohydrate ABC transporter permease, with amino-acid sequence MNKGKRGALTALMNTMLIIYAIFALFPLLWMVIISFKADTEVFTTTFIFNPTLSNYKEVLLRSDYGRYIRDSLIVSGGAVLVSVIVGVPAAYALARYNFPRKEELAFQILSFKFAPEILVVLPLFMLYQKMGLYDSYIGLIWVYQLISLPLLIWVVRGYFEDISVEIEYAAQVDGYPWYQIFFKMLIPLIKPGLVSSALLAFIFAWNSFTFPLILASSKVYPVTVAITKYLGTDTARYGSLAVAATVSALPAIIFALFIQKHLVRGLSFGAVKG; translated from the coding sequence ATGAACAAAGGCAAACGAGGTGCACTAACCGCACTGATGAATACTATGCTGATAATCTATGCAATTTTTGCTCTGTTTCCGTTGCTTTGGATGGTTATCATTTCTTTTAAGGCAGATACGGAGGTTTTCACCACAACCTTCATCTTCAATCCGACATTGTCGAACTATAAGGAAGTACTGCTGCGTTCAGACTACGGAAGATACATAAGAGACAGCCTCATTGTTTCCGGAGGAGCCGTCCTTGTCTCTGTGATCGTCGGTGTTCCTGCAGCATATGCACTTGCACGATACAACTTTCCTAGGAAGGAGGAGCTGGCTTTCCAGATTCTTTCCTTCAAGTTCGCACCGGAGATTCTCGTAGTTCTTCCTCTCTTTATGCTTTATCAGAAGATGGGCCTCTATGACAGCTATATAGGTTTGATTTGGGTCTACCAGCTCATTTCGCTTCCTCTCCTGATCTGGGTAGTAAGAGGGTATTTCGAGGATATTTCCGTTGAGATAGAATATGCTGCGCAAGTAGACGGCTATCCGTGGTATCAGATTTTCTTCAAGATGCTCATACCTCTTATCAAACCAGGTCTTGTCTCTTCTGCATTGTTGGCATTCATTTTTGCATGGAACTCATTTACATTTCCGCTGATCCTCGCCAGTAGCAAAGTATATCCTGTTACTGTTGCAATCACTAAATATCTTGGTACTGACACCGCCCGTTACGGGAGTCTTGCAGTTGCGGCAACAGTCTCAGCACTTCCTGCTATCATATTTGCATTGTTCATTCAGAAGCATCTTGTGCGCGGGTTGAGTTTTGGTGCGGTTAAAGGATAA
- a CDS encoding ABC transporter ATP-binding protein, protein MARIKFENIKKSFGKVCALDGISFEIHNNEFFVLFGPAGAGKTTILNCVAGILIPDEGTISFNDQLMNLVDPARRNVAMVFENYALYPNMTVYDNMASPLRSKLYKADENTIKEKVYTAAKMMKMENLLERLPSQLSNGQKQRVAMGRALVRDPNVFLMDEPLAHLDAKLRNAMRTELKEMQASLGSTCIYVTHDFMEAMALGDRIAIINKGKIIQIGSGDEIYYMPTNEFVASLMGEPQINIIPSTMKAEGNKYSLCFDVLGKELSMEMPVDDKVMAKIDELDLCCADIGIRPQHIQYSFEKIEGYFKATVYSYESIGNKSVIIADCGDYQLRMIAPNGLRVQIDSDIYIHPEIGKSILFDSESKNYIVRYDEETVKAFAATQEVR, encoded by the coding sequence ATGGCAAGAATTAAGTTTGAAAATATTAAGAAGAGTTTTGGAAAAGTATGCGCTCTCGACGGTATTTCGTTTGAGATTCACAATAATGAGTTTTTCGTATTATTCGGGCCGGCAGGTGCAGGAAAGACAACCATTCTCAATTGTGTTGCAGGCATCTTGATTCCAGATGAAGGGACCATTTCCTTTAATGACCAATTGATGAACCTGGTCGATCCGGCCCGCCGGAATGTTGCAATGGTGTTTGAGAACTATGCGCTGTACCCCAATATGACGGTATATGACAATATGGCATCTCCTCTTAGAAGCAAGCTCTACAAAGCCGATGAGAATACCATCAAGGAGAAGGTGTATACCGCTGCGAAGATGATGAAGATGGAGAATCTGCTCGAGCGGTTGCCGAGCCAGTTGTCCAACGGTCAGAAGCAGCGTGTGGCAATGGGACGGGCACTAGTCCGCGATCCTAATGTATTTCTCATGGATGAGCCGCTTGCTCACTTGGATGCAAAGCTCAGAAACGCTATGCGTACCGAGCTGAAGGAAATGCAGGCAAGCCTTGGGTCAACCTGTATTTATGTTACGCATGACTTTATGGAAGCCATGGCATTGGGCGATAGGATTGCCATCATCAACAAAGGTAAGATCATTCAGATTGGATCCGGTGATGAAATATACTATATGCCGACCAATGAGTTTGTAGCCTCGTTGATGGGTGAGCCTCAAATCAATATCATCCCTTCCACGATGAAAGCTGAGGGAAACAAATACAGTCTCTGCTTTGATGTTCTTGGCAAGGAGCTCAGCATGGAAATGCCTGTGGATGACAAGGTCATGGCAAAGATTGATGAGCTTGATCTTTGCTGTGCCGATATCGGCATCCGCCCCCAGCACATCCAATACAGCTTCGAGAAGATCGAGGGTTACTTCAAGGCAACGGTGTACAGCTATGAGAGCATCGGAAACAAGTCGGTAATTATTGCTGATTGCGGTGACTATCAGCTTCGTATGATTGCTCCGAACGGCTTGAGAGTCCAGATTGACAGCGATATCTATATCCATCCTGAAATTGGAAAGTCCATTCTATTTGATAGTGAGTCGAAGAATTACATTGTCAGATATGATGAAGAGACAGTGAAGGCTTTTGCAGCAACACAGGAGGTCCGATAA